A window of the Oncorhynchus masou masou isolate Uvic2021 chromosome 13, UVic_Omas_1.1, whole genome shotgun sequence genome harbors these coding sequences:
- the LOC135553212 gene encoding protein-tyrosine sulfotransferase 1-like yields MVMVMMMKLKQNLLVACLVISSVTVFYLGRHAMECHHSIEERSSQPGDQGVLGGLQGPGGVLLGGSLGSSAILRGSRPGGHNLSAPFVYNKDMPLVFIGGVPRSGTTLMRAMLDAHPEVRCGEETRVIPRILAMKQMWSRSGREKMRLDEAGVTDEVLDAAMQAFLLEIIVKHGEPANFLCNKDPFALKSLSYLAKIFPHAKFVLMIRDGRASVHSMISRKVTIAGFDLGSYRDCLTKWNRAIETMYTQCLEASDKCLPVHYEQLVLHPEKWMRTLLKFLDIPWNEAVLHHEELIGKAGGVSLSK; encoded by the coding sequence atggtgatggtgatgatgatgaagcTGAAGCAGAACCTGCTGGTGGCCTGTCTGGTCATCAGCTCAGTCACAGTCTTCTACTTGGGTCGTCACGCCATGGAGTGTCACCACAGCATCGAGGAGCGCAGCAGCCAGCCTGGGGACCAAGGGGTTCTGGGGGGCCTTCAGGGGCCGGGAGGGGTCCTCCTGGGCGGCTCGTTGGGCTCCTCCGCCATCCTGCGGGGCTCCAGACCCGGGGGCCATAACCTCTCAGCTCCATTCGTCTACAACAAGGACATGCCTCTCGTGTTCATTGGAGGGGTTCCCAGGAGTGGGACCACGTTGATGAGAGCCATGCTGGACGCTCACCCCGAGGTTCGTTGTGGAGAGGAGACCAGGGTTATTCCACGTATCCTGGCCATGAAACAGATGTGGTCGCGGTCGGGGAGGGAGAAGATGCGTCTGGACGAGGCCGGGGTGACGGACGAGGTCCTGGACGCCGCCATGCAGGCCTTCCTCCTAGAGATCATCGTGAAGCACGGCGAGCCCGCCAACTTCCTCTGTAACAAGGACCCCTTCGCTCTGAAGTCCCTCTCCTACCTGGCTAAGATCTTCCCGCACGCCAAGTTCGTGCTCATGATCCGGGACGGACGCGCCTCGGTCCATTCGATGATCTCGCGTAAGGTGACGATCGCTGGCTTTGACCTGGGCAGCTACAGAGACTGCCTGACCAAGTGGAACAGGGCCATAGAGACCATGTACACTCAGTGCCTGGAGGCCTCAGACAAGTGCCTGCCAGTGCATTATGAACAGCTGGTGCTCCATCCAGAGAAGTGGATGAGGACGCTGCTCAAATTCCTGGACATTCCCTGGAACGAGGCGGTGCTTCACCATGAGGAACTCATAGGGAAAGCGGGTGGTGTTTCTCTCTCCAAGTAA